A stretch of the Serratia marcescens genome encodes the following:
- the phnW gene encoding 2-aminoethylphosphonate--pyruvate transaminase, with the protein MSDRNYLLLTPGPLTTSKTVKQAMLFDSCTWDEDYNLGVVQSIRQQLVALATPSAGYTSVLLQGSGSFAVEGVLGTAIGPQDKLLIVNNGAYGARMIEMARLMDIDHHAFDCGEVNEPDVAAMEAVLKSDARISHIAMVHCETTTGMLNPLQKVAGLAARNGKTFIVDAMSSFGGIPLDVDALGIDFLISSANKCIQGVPGFAFVIARRSELEKCAGRSRSLSLDLYAQWRCMEDQAGKWRFTSPTHTVLAFAQALKELEQEGGIAARHHRYQTNQRRLVAGMRDLGFETLLDEALHSPIITAFYSPKADTYRFAEFYQRLKQQGFVIYPGKVSQSDCFRIGNIGEIYPQDIERLLAAVGQAMYWNQ; encoded by the coding sequence ATGTCCGATCGTAACTACCTGCTGTTGACACCCGGCCCGTTGACCACGTCGAAAACGGTAAAACAGGCGATGCTGTTCGACAGCTGCACCTGGGATGAAGATTACAACCTGGGCGTGGTGCAAAGCATCCGCCAGCAGTTGGTGGCGCTGGCGACGCCGTCCGCCGGCTACACCTCGGTGTTGCTGCAGGGCAGCGGCAGTTTTGCGGTGGAAGGCGTGCTGGGCACGGCCATCGGCCCGCAGGACAAGCTGCTGATCGTCAACAACGGCGCCTACGGGGCGCGGATGATCGAAATGGCGCGGCTGATGGATATCGACCACCACGCTTTCGACTGCGGTGAGGTGAATGAGCCGGACGTGGCGGCGATGGAGGCGGTGCTGAAAAGCGATGCGCGTATCAGCCATATCGCCATGGTGCACTGCGAAACCACCACCGGCATGCTCAACCCGCTGCAGAAGGTCGCCGGCCTGGCGGCGCGCAACGGCAAGACCTTTATCGTCGATGCCATGAGCAGCTTCGGCGGCATCCCGCTGGATGTGGACGCGCTGGGCATCGATTTTCTGATCAGCTCCGCCAACAAATGCATTCAGGGCGTGCCGGGGTTCGCTTTCGTCATCGCCCGCCGCAGCGAGCTGGAGAAATGCGCCGGCCGTTCACGCTCGCTGTCGCTGGATCTGTATGCCCAGTGGCGCTGTATGGAAGACCAGGCCGGCAAATGGCGTTTCACGTCGCCGACCCACACCGTGTTGGCCTTTGCGCAGGCGCTGAAAGAGCTGGAACAAGAGGGCGGCATTGCCGCGCGCCACCATCGATATCAAACCAATCAGCGGCGGCTGGTGGCGGGCATGCGCGACCTGGGCTTTGAGACTCTGCTCGATGAGGCGTTGCATTCGCCGATCATCACCGCGTTCTATTCGCCTAAGGCCGACACTTATCGCTTCGCCGAATTTTATCAGCGCCTGAAGCAGCAAGGGTTTGTGATCTATCCCGGCAAAGTGTCGCAGAGCGATTGCTTCCGTATCGGCAACATCGGGGAAATTTACCCGCAAGATATCGAACGTTTGCTGGCGGCCGTCGGGCAGGCGATGTACTGGAATCAATAA
- the phnX gene encoding phosphonoacetaldehyde hydrolase, giving the protein MKQINAVILDWAGTTVDFGSFAPTQIFVEAFKQTFDIDISLAEARIPMGLGKWQHIEALGKLPAVDARWRQKLGRSMSHQDIDALYQAFMPLQIAKVIDFADPIEGVPQVIAGLREQGIKIGSCSGYPRAVMEVLVPAAAQRGYAPDYWVATDDLAAGGRPGPWMALQNAIALGIDAVAHCVKVDDAVPGIHEGLNAGMWSVGLALSGNEFGATWQEYRRMAAAEIEQRRTAATDKLYAAGAHYVIDTLAQLPGVIADINRRLANGERP; this is encoded by the coding sequence ATGAAACAGATCAACGCAGTGATCCTCGACTGGGCCGGCACCACGGTGGACTTCGGTTCCTTTGCGCCAACGCAGATTTTTGTCGAGGCGTTCAAGCAAACCTTCGATATCGACATCAGCCTGGCGGAAGCGCGTATTCCGATGGGGCTGGGCAAATGGCAGCACATCGAGGCGCTGGGCAAGCTGCCGGCGGTCGACGCGCGCTGGCGGCAGAAGCTGGGCCGCTCTATGAGCCATCAGGACATCGACGCGCTGTATCAGGCGTTTATGCCGCTGCAAATCGCCAAAGTGATCGATTTCGCCGATCCCATCGAGGGCGTGCCGCAGGTGATTGCCGGGCTGCGCGAACAGGGCATTAAAATCGGCTCCTGCTCCGGTTATCCGCGTGCGGTGATGGAGGTGCTGGTGCCCGCCGCCGCGCAGCGCGGCTACGCGCCGGATTACTGGGTTGCCACTGACGATCTCGCGGCCGGCGGGCGGCCAGGGCCGTGGATGGCACTGCAGAATGCGATCGCGCTGGGCATCGATGCGGTGGCGCACTGCGTGAAGGTGGATGACGCGGTGCCGGGCATTCATGAAGGGCTGAACGCCGGAATGTGGAGCGTCGGATTGGCGCTGTCCGGCAACGAGTTCGGCGCGACCTGGCAGGAGTATCGCCGGATGGCGGCGGCAGAGATCGAGCAGCGCCGCACGGCGGCCACCGATAAACTGTACGCGGCGGGCGCGCACTATGTGATAGACACGCTGGCGCAATTGCCGGGCGTGATCGCCGACATCAACCGGCGGCTGGCGAACGGCGAGCGGCCGTAA
- a CDS encoding L-cystine transporter has product MNLPLVINVLVFVALLLLLAQTRHKQWSLAKKVLVGLVVGVVFGLGLQLVYGADNPVLKESISWFNIVGNGYVQLLQMIVMPLVFASILSAVAKLHNASSLGKISVLTIGTLLFTTLISALVGVLVTNLFGLTAEGLVQGAQESARLTAIQTNYVGKLADLTVPQMVLSFIPKNPFADLTGASPTSIISVVIFATFLGVASLQLLKDDKPKGERVLVAIDTLQAWVMKLVRLVMKLTPYGVLALMTKVVAGSNIHDIVKLGSFVVASYIGLAIMFVVHAVLLAFTGVNPMKFFRKVWPVITFAFTSRSSAASIPLNVEAQTRRLGVPESIASFSASFGATIGQNGCAGLYPAMLAVMVAPTVGINPLDPVWIATLVGIVTISSAGVAGVGGGATFAALIVLPAMGLPVTLVALLISVEPLIDMGRTALNVNGSMAAGTITSQLMKQTDKAVMDSEDEVELAHR; this is encoded by the coding sequence ATGAATCTTCCGCTCGTGATTAACGTGCTGGTGTTTGTCGCGCTCCTGTTGCTGTTGGCGCAAACCCGCCACAAGCAATGGAGCCTGGCGAAAAAAGTGCTGGTCGGCCTGGTGGTCGGCGTGGTGTTCGGCCTGGGCCTGCAGCTGGTGTACGGCGCCGACAACCCGGTACTGAAAGAATCCATCAGCTGGTTCAACATCGTCGGCAACGGCTATGTGCAACTGCTGCAAATGATCGTCATGCCGCTGGTGTTCGCCTCGATCCTGAGCGCGGTGGCCAAGCTGCACAACGCCTCTTCTCTGGGCAAAATCAGCGTCCTGACTATCGGTACGCTGCTGTTCACCACGCTGATCTCGGCGCTGGTGGGCGTGCTGGTCACCAACCTGTTCGGCCTGACCGCCGAAGGCCTGGTGCAGGGCGCGCAGGAAAGCGCGCGCCTGACGGCGATCCAGACCAACTACGTGGGTAAACTGGCCGACCTGACCGTGCCGCAGATGGTGCTGTCGTTCATTCCGAAAAACCCGTTCGCCGATCTGACCGGGGCCAGCCCGACGTCTATCATTAGCGTGGTGATTTTCGCCACCTTCCTCGGCGTGGCGTCGCTGCAGCTGCTGAAAGACGACAAGCCGAAAGGCGAGCGCGTGCTGGTCGCTATCGACACCCTGCAGGCCTGGGTGATGAAGCTGGTGCGCCTGGTCATGAAACTGACGCCGTACGGCGTGCTGGCGCTGATGACCAAAGTGGTCGCCGGTTCCAACATTCACGACATCGTCAAACTCGGCAGCTTCGTGGTGGCCTCGTACATCGGTCTGGCCATCATGTTCGTGGTACACGCTGTCCTGCTGGCCTTCACCGGCGTTAACCCGATGAAGTTCTTCCGCAAGGTGTGGCCGGTGATCACCTTCGCCTTCACCAGCCGCTCGAGCGCCGCCAGCATTCCATTGAACGTGGAAGCGCAGACCCGCCGCCTGGGCGTGCCGGAATCCATCGCCAGCTTCTCAGCGTCGTTCGGTGCCACCATCGGCCAGAACGGCTGTGCGGGCCTCTACCCGGCGATGCTGGCGGTGATGGTTGCGCCGACCGTCGGCATCAACCCGCTGGATCCGGTGTGGATCGCCACCCTGGTCGGCATCGTCACCATCAGCTCCGCCGGCGTGGCGGGCGTGGGCGGCGGCGCCACTTTCGCCGCGCTGATCGTGCTGCCGGCGATGGGCCTGCCGGTGACGCTGGTCGCCTTGCTGATTTCGGTCGAACCGCTGATCGACATGGGCCGTACCGCGCTGAACGTCAACGGCTCCATGGCGGCGGGCACCATCACCAGCCAGCTGATGAAACAAACCGACAAAGCCGTGATGGACAGCGAAGACGAAGTCGAATTGGCTCACCGTTAA
- a CDS encoding metal-dependent hydrolase gives MTAEGHLIFSVACAIFAKKAEVTPELATGDWWHIIPAALLTSLLPDIDHPKSVLGQRLRWIALPIARAFGHRGFTHSLLAIAGGMALFQLDVPRSWPIPADALHAMIIGYFSHLLADMLTPAGVPLLWPCRWRFRLPLLNSQKGNQLERVLCLCLVAFAICWQGDFTLPVQSYVEQIRNIRL, from the coding sequence ATGACCGCGGAAGGACATCTTATTTTCTCTGTCGCTTGCGCGATCTTCGCCAAGAAGGCGGAAGTCACGCCAGAGCTGGCTACCGGCGACTGGTGGCACATCATACCCGCCGCGCTGCTGACCTCGTTGCTGCCGGACATCGATCACCCTAAATCGGTGTTGGGTCAGCGTCTGCGCTGGATTGCCCTGCCCATCGCCCGCGCCTTCGGCCACCGCGGCTTCACCCATAGCCTGCTGGCGATCGCCGGCGGCATGGCGCTGTTCCAACTGGACGTGCCGCGCAGCTGGCCGATCCCGGCCGACGCGCTGCACGCCATGATCATCGGTTACTTCAGCCATCTGCTGGCCGATATGCTCACTCCCGCCGGCGTTCCGCTGCTGTGGCCATGCCGCTGGCGTTTTCGCCTGCCGCTGCTCAACTCGCAAAAAGGCAATCAGCTCGAGCGCGTGCTGTGCCTGTGCCTGGTGGCGTTTGCCATCTGTTGGCAAGGTGATTTCACCCTGCCGGTGCAATCCTATGTCGAGCAAATCAGAAATATTAGACTCTGA
- the hxpB gene encoding hexitol phosphatase HxpB, producing the protein MAYSQRIETAIFDMDGLLIDSEPLWLQAELDIFGALGLDLSDRHKLPDTLGLRIDLVVKMWYQAMPWQGVSLDEVSARIIERAIELVHETRPLLPGVRQALELCREQGLNIGLASASPLHMQQQVLKMFDLEGYFDQLVSAEYLPYSKPHPEVYLIAAERLGSDPLRCITLEDSFNGMIATKAARMRSIVIPAAEYRHDPRWALADHQLETLEQLTPAHFA; encoded by the coding sequence ATGGCTTATTCGCAACGCATTGAAACCGCAATTTTTGATATGGACGGCTTGTTGATCGATTCGGAACCGCTGTGGCTGCAGGCCGAGCTGGATATCTTCGGCGCGTTGGGTCTGGATCTGTCCGATCGCCACAAACTGCCGGACACCCTGGGGCTGCGCATCGATCTGGTGGTGAAGATGTGGTACCAGGCGATGCCCTGGCAAGGGGTTTCGCTCGATGAGGTGTCGGCGCGGATTATCGAGCGCGCCATCGAGCTGGTGCACGAGACACGCCCGCTGCTGCCGGGCGTCCGCCAGGCGCTGGAGCTATGCCGCGAGCAGGGGCTGAATATCGGCCTCGCCTCCGCCTCGCCGCTGCACATGCAACAGCAGGTGCTGAAGATGTTCGATCTTGAGGGCTACTTCGATCAGCTGGTTTCCGCCGAATACCTGCCGTACAGCAAACCGCACCCGGAGGTCTACCTGATCGCCGCCGAACGGCTGGGCAGCGATCCGCTGCGCTGCATCACGCTGGAAGACTCCTTTAACGGCATGATCGCCACCAAGGCCGCGCGCATGCGTTCCATCGTGATCCCGGCCGCCGAATACCGCCACGATCCGCGCTGGGCGTTGGCGGACCACCAGTTGGAGACCCTGGAACAGCTCACCCCCGCCCATTTTGCCTGA